A window of the Falco biarmicus isolate bFalBia1 chromosome 10, bFalBia1.pri, whole genome shotgun sequence genome harbors these coding sequences:
- the LOC130155889 gene encoding fer-1-like protein 4 isoform X1, with the protein MLDYAMLLDRALSFIGDNAPSTTFFSQTACWAEGPTQALKCLIPSGTVSPKRGTCFRWSSHITCMQVFEEKTQTPLGGFTQKTRKIHCGPEAVFGELFCWPHYGKLVMGEVLSITVYNCSKVFSNRLLGTLVLSLQHLMTSGRLIIREALVDRNHRVTGIYIELDLRYVPPDGSAGTWVEEDFVYQMKDSSELIIHNPGFEELQAAEGPRASELDRRAAVLGRKLAKGLETDEEEEDEDFCDASEMEVSGIVFSPVRSRSRLCFSRDLFATPTPQSFQVGINIIEAQKLVGVNINPFVVVKVGEEKKHTATQKSTNCPFYNEYFLFEFHEPRDTLFHRLIEILVFHSKKIPFLGTCIGTFKMDIATVYSQPDHRFFQKWAVISDPTDTRAGVKGFVKCNISVTARGDVVGSLPTSSSSRGEDIERNLLLPKRVPAERPWARVCIKLYRAEGLPSMSAGIVGGFSKIIGEKKVFIDPYVRVSFCGQQGETSVETNTTEPEWNEQISFIEMFPPLARKIKVQVLDDASVGDVAIATHYIDLQQISDPGRNGFNPTFGPAWVNLYGSPQNSALRDIHKDLNEGMGEGIFYRGRILMAITVEIFSSLSMAERKLGNKMKGALSKLKLKKKSKKFKEKAKELNQLQGEEEAGGSQDAKQPREVTVEVEELHPLPEKALGRKEEFLLFTAFFEATMMDPSLSSKFVSFEISIGNYGKAAEVVTKVQRRVEKGEAKEEEQPLLDPGSDGELNVEALGPASAALNKSVTKGQRPEPMEYDRSYSCLPMTHEKPCVYVWSYWEDHTWRLCISNWIVKLAERLEQGLDHVEKLMRRPKAKAEEQLRDVLEEFVAGCRQYSLSTERKTMAHPNNLDRCRMKYLMRNIVLYAKQGLRVRQRLTQANVKEKVKETRRILAKLRFMAKEPQCTLPDVLVWMLSNNRRVAYARIPAQNILYSVVEEEKGKDCAKIQTVFMKVPGLHTGEIFAKLEIYMWLGVTKYAKNCLMELPEEFKYLSESGQEIAQLLAYSLPSWLSRDDFSYFQLRAHLYQARGILPADDNGLSDPFVRVVFSTYCQTTRMLEETLSPLWNELLLFDQLIIDGKKEELKTETPIIIINLFSHNKFGSPEFLGQAFAVPQVKLVDEPYTKPALQFFDFYKGTKAVGELIGTFELIELDYSGYLEPSVPEDVEPKEPDYLGDPHAGRFIIPEGIRPVLKEFRIEILFWGLRNLKRVNLFEVDQPQVIIECAGKKVESEVIVAYKENPNFTELVKYMDVELPEQVYLHPPLSIFVVEKRAFGRTVLVGTHIVSDVMKFSPRELEEEPEDVLKAQKVSSQHLPSETVVNIAPAAGDPRPSTHPLSLVKAPLKKICINKLVKKEDEYEEEKPELEELDWWSKYYESLKELYNQTHSDEEDVENDDVNDAEGGNLNASSIDVEAEDEIAIEAEPARPKRKIIATLQIYNSELENEFGNFEDWLCIFPLHRGKASEDEDGNEDEHFVGKYKGSFYVYPTEEAGAKPKVSQGVPRNRPIKVLVRVYIIKATNLSPADPNGKADPYVMVTVGQEQKDTKERYIPKQLNPVFGEVVELTVSFPMESELTVAIFDHDLVGSDDLIGETKIDLENRFYSKHRANCGVASQYDINSYNMWRDAFKPTQILDSLCKKNLLPAPEYRREEVKVDNKIFKVPPEAFPEEASVRNRRGASDENWSVDDEHKALYVLQHWEEMPGYGYKLVPEHVEIRSLYNPENPGLVQGSLHMWIDMFPNDVPAPPPVNIKPRLPVSYELRVIIWNTDDVILDDVNPVTGEPSSDIYVKRSDGSQREARAWLSCPTPSIPSLNLFSSLPQHEVPHSSPLHGLLYPQRCCWIKGLDHNKQETDVHFNSLTGEGNFNWRFIFRFNYLPTEKEITYKKKDSVFSMEESEFREPAVLVLQVWDYDRISANDFLGSIELKLHDMVRAAKSSEHCTIKMAKEYAIPRFSIFRNKRMRGWWPFIKLKDPEDEEREEREDKQKKKKKKKKGSRSVKPEDVEFTDSSGNKYLLTGKVEAEFQLLTVEEAEKSPVGLGRKEPEPLEKPNRPKTSFNWFVNPMKTFVFFIWKRYKKYIIVLFIVAVLTIFLVLLVYTMPGYISEKIING; encoded by the exons ATGCTGGATTATGCCATGCTACTTGACAGAGCTCTGTCCTTTATAGGAGATAATGCTCCATCCACCACCTTCTTTTCCCAGACAGCTTGTTGGGCTGAGGGCCCTACTCAAGCTCTGAAATGCTTGATTCCCTCGGGGACTGTTTCACCAAAACGAGGCACCTGCTTCAGGTGGAGCAGTCACATCACTTGCATGCAAGTGTTTGAGGAAAAGACACAGACTCCATTGGGAG GCTTCACTCAGAAGACGAGGAAGATCCACTGTGGCCCAGAGGCTGTCTTCGGGGAG CTTTTTTGCTGGCCTCATTATGGGAAGCTCGTCATGGGGGAAGTGCTGTCCATTACGGTTTACAACTGCAGCAAGGTTTTCAGTAACAG GCTTCTCGGTACCCTTGTCCTCAGCCTTCAGCACCTGATGACATCTGGCAGGCTGATCATCCGGGAGGCCCTTGTCGACAGGAACCACAGAGTCACTGGT ATCTACATTGAGTTGGATTTGCGCTACGTGCCTCCAGATGGCTCTGCTGGAACCTGGGTTGAAGAGGACTTTGTCTATCAGATGAAAGACAG ttcaGAGTTAATCATCCACAATCCTGGATTTGAGGAGCTGCA GGCAGCCGAGGGTCCAAGAGCAAGTGAACTGGACAGGAGGGCTGCTGTGTTGGGCAGGAAGCTAGCGAAAGGCCTGGAGACTGacgaggaagaggaggatgaggatTTCTGTGATGCGTCTGAGATGGAGGTCTCTGGCATTGTCTTCAGCCCTGTGAGGAG CCGCTCCAGACTTTGCTTCTCACGGGACCTCTTTGCCACCCCAACCCCGCAGAGTTTCCAG GTTGGGATTAATATCATTGAAGCGCAGAAGCTGGTGGGGGTGAACATTAACCCCTTTGTGGTAGTCAAGGTTGGAGAGGAGAAGAAGCACACGGCAACACAGAAGTCAACAAACTGCCCCTTCTACAATGAA tattttttgttcGAATTCCATGAGCCAAGGGACACTTTGTTCCACAGACTCATAGAGATCTTG GTGTTCCACTCAAAGAAGATACCATTCCTGGGAACATGCATAGGAACGTTCAAGATGGACATTGCAACAGTGTACAGCCAGCCAG aTCACAGGTTTTTCCAGAAGTGGGCTGTTATCAGTGACCCCACAGACACCCGGGCAGGCGTGAAAGGCTTTGTGAAGTGCAACATCTCTGTCACTGCACGTGGGGATGTTGTGggctcccttcccacctcctccagcagccgGGGTGAGGACATTGAAAG GAACCTGCTGCTGCCTAAGAGAGTCCCTGCAGAGAGGCCCTGGGCCAGGGTCTGCATCAAGCTGTATCGTGCTGAGGGCCTGCCCAGCATGAGTGCAGGCATCGTGGGTGGTTTCTCCAAGATCataggggagaaaaaagtctttattgACCCGTACGTGCGGGTCTCATTCTGTGGGCAGCAG GGGGAAACGTCAGTGGAGACCAACACCACTGAGCCTGAGTGGAATGAACAGATCAGCTTTATTGAGATGTTCCCACCTCTGGCCAGGAAGATAAAAGTGCAGGTCCTGGATGATGCCAGTGTTGGAGACGTGGCCATTGCTACACACTATATTGACCTGCAGCAGATCTCAGACCCTGGCAGGAATG GCTTTAACCCGACGTTTGGTCCAGCCTGGGTGAACCTGTATGGCTCACCGCAGAACTCAGCTCTGCGGGACATCCACAAAGACCTCAATGAGGGCATGGGTGAGGGGATCTTCTACCGCGGGCGCATCCTCATGGCCATCACGGTGGAGATCTTCAGCAGCCTCAGCATGGCAGAGAGGAAGCTTGGGAACAAGATGAAAGGTGCCCTAAGCAAActgaagctgaagaagaaaagtaagaaaTTCAAGGAGAAGGCCAAAGAACTCAaccagctgcagggagaggaggaagctggGGGCTCTCAGGATGCCAAGCAGCCTAGGGAGGTCACTGTGGAGGTGGAAGAGCTTCATCCACTCCCTGAG AAAGcgctggggaggaaggaggaattCCTCCTCTTCACTGCCTTCTTTGAAGCCACTATGATGGACCCCTCTCTCAGCTCCAAGTTTGTCAGCTTTGAAATCTCGATAG GAAACTATGGCAAAGCTGCAGAGGTTGTGACCAAAGTACAGAGAAGAGTGGAAAAGGGAGAAGCGAAAGAAGAAGAGCAGCCTTTGCTGGACCCTGGTTCAGATGGTGAGCTGAATGTTGAAGCCTTGGgcccagcttcagcagcactgaacaagTCGGTGACAAAAGGCCAGAGACCAGAGCCCATGGAGTATGACAG GTCATATAGCTGCCTGCCCATGACGCACGAGAAACCCTGCGTGTATGTGTGGAGCTACTGGGAGGATCACACCTGGAGACTCTGCATTTCCAACTGGATTGTCAAACTGGCAGAGCGCCTG gagcaggggctggaccATGTGGAGAAGCTCATGAGAAGGCCAAAGGCTaaagcagaagagcagctcAGAGATGTGCTGGAGGAATTTGTAGCTGGATGCAG GCAGTATTCACtcagcacagagagaaaaacaatgGCACATCCAAACAACCTCGACAGATGTCGGATGAAATACCTGATGCGCAACATT GTCCTGTATGCAAAGCAGGGGCTCCGCGTGAGGCAGCGGCTGACTCAAGCCAATGTCAAGGAGAAGGTTAAGGAGACAAGGAGGATCCTGGCAAAGCTACGCTTCATGGCTAAAGAG ccCCAGTGCACCCTCCCCGATGTACTTGTCTGGATGCTCAGCAACAACAGGCGTGTGGCATATGCAAGAATTCCTGCACAGAACATTCTCTACTCGGTAGTTGAGGAGGAGAAAGGCAAGGACTGTGCAAAGATCCAGACTGTCTTTATGAAG GTCCCTGGCTTACACACTGGTGAGATCTTTGCCAAATTGGAAATCTACATGTGGCTTGGGGTAACCAAATATGCAAAGAACTGTTTGATGGAGCTGCCTGAGGAGTTCAAGTACCTCTCTGAGAGTGGACAGGAGATAGCCCAGCTCTTGGCATACAGTCTTCCCAGCTGGCTCAGCAGGGATG ATTTCAGCTATTTCCAGCTCCGAGCCCATCTGTATCAGGCTCGAGGGATACTCCCTGCAGATGACAATGGCCTTTCAGATCCCTTTGTGAGAGTGGTGTTTTCAACTTATTGCCAGACCACCAGG ATGCTGGAGGAGACACTGAGCCCCTTGTGGAATGAGCTACTTCTGTTTGACCAGCTCATTATTgatgggaaaaaagaagagttgaAAACAGAGACCCCCATCATTATAATCAACCTTTTCAGCCACAATAAATTT GGTTCTCCCGAGTTCCTTGGCCAGGCCTTTGCCGTTCCACAGGTGAAGTTGGTTGATGAGCCGTACACCAAACCTGCCCTGCAGTTCTTTGATTTCTACAAAGGCACCAAAGCAGTGGGAGAGCTCATTGGCACTTTTGAGCTGATTGAACTGGATTACAGTGGTTATTTGGAG CCATCGGTGCCTGAGGACGTGGAGCCCAAGGAACCTGACTACCTGGGAGACCCCCATGCTGGACGGTTCATCATTCCTGAGGGCATCCGCCCGGTGCTGAAGGAGTTCCGCATAGAG ATCCTGTTCTGGGGCCTGCGGAACCTGAAGCGGGTGAACTTGTTTGAGGTGGATCAGCCCCAGGTGATCATTGAATGTGCTGGCAAGAAGGTGGAGTCAGAGGTGATTGTGGCCtacaaagaaaaccccaactTCACTGAGCTGGTCAAATACATGGACGTG GAGCTCCCAGAGCAGGTCTACCTGCACCCTCCTCTCAGTATCTTTGTGGTGGAGAAGCGGGCGTTTGGACGCACTGTGCTGGTGGGTACCCACATTGTGTCTGATGTGATGAAATTCTCTCCcagagagctggaggaggagccAGAAGATGTGCTCAAAG CTCAGAAAGTCTCATCCCAGCATCTTCCTTCTGAGACTGTGGTAAACATTGCCCCAGCAGCTGGTGACCCACGTCCCAGCACTCACCCCCTGAGTCTTGTGAAG GctcctttgaagaaaatttgCATCAATAAGCTTGTAAAGAAGGAGGATGAATATGAAGAGGAAAAACCAGAGCTCGAAGAACTGGATTGGTGGTCCAAGTACTATGAGTCCCTGAAGGAGCTGTATAACCAG ACACACAGTGATGAGGAAGATGTTGAGAATGATGACGTGAATGATGCAG AAGGTGGGAATTTAAATGCATCCTCCATAGATGTGGAAGCAGAAGATGAGATAGCAATTGAAGCTGAACCTGCTCGACCCAAGAGGAAGATCATCGCCACCCTTCAG ATCTACAACTCTGAGCTGGAAAATGAGTTTGGTAATTTTGAAGactggctgtgtattttcccccttcatCGTGGCAAAGCAAGTGAGGATGAAGATGGAAACGAGGATGAACATTTTGTGGGGAAGTACAAG GGTTCCTTCTATGTCTACCCCACTGAGGAAGCTGGTGCAAAGCCCAAGGTCTCCCAGGGCGTTCCAAGAAACAGACCCATCAAGGTTCTTGTAAGAGTTTACATCATTAAG GCTACGAACCTGTCTCCAGCAGACCCCAATGGCAAGGCAGATCCCTACGTGATGGTGactgtggggcaggagcagaAGGACACAAAGGAGCGATACATCCCAAAGCAGCTCAATCCTGTGTTTGGAGA AGTTGTGGAGCTGACAGTGTCCTTTCCCATGGAATCAGAACTCACTGTGGCAATATTTGACCATGACTTGGTTGGATCTGATGATCTGATTGGGGAGACCAAGATTGACCTGGAGAATCGATTCTACAGCAAGCACAGGGCCAACTGTGGAGTGGCTTCTCAGTATGACAT AAACAGCTACAACATGTGGCGAGATGCTTTCAAACCCACACAGATCTTGGATAGCTTATGCAAGAAAAATTTGCTCCCTGCACCAGAGTACAGACGGGAGGAGGTCAAAGTGGACAATAAAATATTCAAGGTCCCCCCAGAGGCTTTTCCTGAAG aggcCTCTGTGAGGAACAGGAGAGGAGCGTCAGATGAGAACTGGTCAGTGGATGATGAACATAAGGCTTTGTACgtcctgcagcactgggaagagATGCCAGGGTACGGATACAAGCTGGTACCAGAGCATGTGGAGATCCGATCCCTGTACAACCCGGAGAACCCTGGACTTGTGCAG GGCTCCTTGCACATGTGGATTGACATGTTTCCAAATGATGTCCCCGCACCGCCGCCTGTCAACATCAAGCCACGACTGCCTGTCAG CTATGAGCTGCGTGTCATTATCTGGAACACAGACGATGTGATCCTCGATGATGTCAACCCAGTGACAGGAGAGCCTTCCAGTGACATCTACGTGAAAAGGTCTGATGGGAGCCAGAGGGAGGCCAGAGCCTGGCTGTCCTGCCCCACACCCTCAATACCTTCTCTGAAcctcttctcttccctgcctcaGCATGAGGTGCCCCACTCCAGTCCCCTGCATGGACTGCTGTACCCCCAAAGATGTTG ctggatAAAGGGTCTTGACCACAACAAGCAGGAGACAGATGTTCACTTTAACTCCTTGACCGGGGAGGGCAATTTCAACTGGAGGTTCATCTTCCGCTTCAACTATCTCCCAACTGAGAAGGAGATCACCTACAAGAAGAAAGACTCTGTCTTCTCCATGGAGGAGTCAGAGTTTCGGGAACCGGCTGTTCTGGTCCTCCAGGTCTGGGATTACGACAGAATTTCAGCTAATGACTTTCTAG
- the LOC130155889 gene encoding fer-1-like protein 4 isoform X17, whose protein sequence is MLDYAMLLDRALSFIGDNAPSTTFFSQTACWAEGPTQALKCLIPSGTVSPKRGTCFRWSSHITCMQVFEEKTQTPLGGFTQKTRKIHCGPEAVFGELFCWPHYGKLVMGEVLSITVYNCSKVFSNRLLGTLVLSLQHLMTSGRLIIREALVDRNHRVTGIYIELDLRYVPPDGSAGTWVEEDFVYQMKDSSELIIHNPGFEELQAAEGPRASELDRRAAVLGRKLAKGLETDEEEEDEDFCDASEMEVSGIVFSPVRSRSRLCFSRDLFATPTPQSFQVGINIIEAQKLVGVNINPFVVVKVGEEKKHTATQKSTNCPFYNEYFLFEFHEPRDTLFHRLIEILVFHSKKIPFLGTCIGTFKMDIATVYSQPDHRFFQKWAVISDPTDTRAGVKGFVKCNISVTARGDVVGSLPTSSSSRGEDIERNLLLPKRVPAERPWARVCIKLYRAEGLPSMSAGIVGGFSKIIGEKKVFIDPYVRVSFCGQQGETSVETNTTEPEWNEQISFIEMFPPLARKIKVQVLDDASVGDVAIATHYIDLQQISDPGRNGFNPTFGPAWVNLYGSPQNSALRDIHKDLNEGMGEGIFYRGRILMAITVEIFSSLSMAERKLGNKMKGALSKLKLKKKSKKFKEKAKELNQLQGEEEAGGSQDAKQPREVTVEVEELHPLPEKALGRKEEFLLFTAFFEATMMDPSLSSKFVSFEISIGNYGKAAEVVTKVQRRVEKGEAKEEEQPLLDPGSDGELNVEALGPASAALNKSVTKGQRPEPMEYDRSYSCLPMTHEKPCVYVWSYWEDHTWRLCISNWIVKLAERLEQGLDHVEKLMRRPKAKAEEQLRDVLEEFVAGCRQYSLSTERKTMAHPNNLDRCRMKYLMRNIVLYAKQGLRVRQRLTQANVKEKVKETRRILAKLRFMAKEPQCTLPDVLVWMLSNNRRVAYARIPAQNILYSVVEEEKGKDCAKIQTVFMKVPGLHTGEIFAKLEIYMWLGVTKYAKNCLMELPEEFKYLSESGQEIAQLLAYSLPSWLSRDDFSYFQLRAHLYQARGILPADDNGLSDPFVRVVFSTYCQTTRMLEETLSPLWNELLLFDQLIIDGKKEELKTETPIIIINLFSHNKFGSPEFLGQAFAVPQVKLVDEPYTKPALQFFDFYKGTKAVGELIGTFELIELDYSGYLEPSVPEDVEPKEPDYLGDPHAGRFIIPEGIRPVLKEFRIEILFWGLRNLKRVNLFEVDQPQVIIECAGKKVESEVIVAYKENPNFTELVKYMDVELPEQVYLHPPLSIFVVEKRAFGRTVLVGTHIVSDVMKFSPRELEEEPEDVLKAQKVSSQHLPSETVVNIAPAAGDPRPSTHPLSLVKAPLKKICINKLVKKEDEYEEEKPELEELDWWSKYYESLKELYNQTHSDEEDVENDDVNDAEGGNLNASSIDVEAEDEIAIEAEPARPKRKIIATLQIYNSELENEFGNFEDWLCIFPLHRGKASEDEDGNEDEHFVGKYKGSFYVYPTEEAGAKPKVSQGVPRNRPIKVLVRVYIIKATNLSPADPNGKADPYVMVTVGQEQKDTKERYIPKQLNPVFGEVVELTVSFPMESELTVAIFDHDLVGSDDLIGETKIDLENRFYSKHRANCGVASQYDINSYNMWRDAFKPTQILDSLCKKNLLPAPEYRREEVKVDNKIFKVPPEAFPEEASVRNRRGASDENWSVDDEHKALYVLQHWEEMPGYGYKLVPEHVEIRSLYNPENPGLVQL, encoded by the exons ATGCTGGATTATGCCATGCTACTTGACAGAGCTCTGTCCTTTATAGGAGATAATGCTCCATCCACCACCTTCTTTTCCCAGACAGCTTGTTGGGCTGAGGGCCCTACTCAAGCTCTGAAATGCTTGATTCCCTCGGGGACTGTTTCACCAAAACGAGGCACCTGCTTCAGGTGGAGCAGTCACATCACTTGCATGCAAGTGTTTGAGGAAAAGACACAGACTCCATTGGGAG GCTTCACTCAGAAGACGAGGAAGATCCACTGTGGCCCAGAGGCTGTCTTCGGGGAG CTTTTTTGCTGGCCTCATTATGGGAAGCTCGTCATGGGGGAAGTGCTGTCCATTACGGTTTACAACTGCAGCAAGGTTTTCAGTAACAG GCTTCTCGGTACCCTTGTCCTCAGCCTTCAGCACCTGATGACATCTGGCAGGCTGATCATCCGGGAGGCCCTTGTCGACAGGAACCACAGAGTCACTGGT ATCTACATTGAGTTGGATTTGCGCTACGTGCCTCCAGATGGCTCTGCTGGAACCTGGGTTGAAGAGGACTTTGTCTATCAGATGAAAGACAG ttcaGAGTTAATCATCCACAATCCTGGATTTGAGGAGCTGCA GGCAGCCGAGGGTCCAAGAGCAAGTGAACTGGACAGGAGGGCTGCTGTGTTGGGCAGGAAGCTAGCGAAAGGCCTGGAGACTGacgaggaagaggaggatgaggatTTCTGTGATGCGTCTGAGATGGAGGTCTCTGGCATTGTCTTCAGCCCTGTGAGGAG CCGCTCCAGACTTTGCTTCTCACGGGACCTCTTTGCCACCCCAACCCCGCAGAGTTTCCAG GTTGGGATTAATATCATTGAAGCGCAGAAGCTGGTGGGGGTGAACATTAACCCCTTTGTGGTAGTCAAGGTTGGAGAGGAGAAGAAGCACACGGCAACACAGAAGTCAACAAACTGCCCCTTCTACAATGAA tattttttgttcGAATTCCATGAGCCAAGGGACACTTTGTTCCACAGACTCATAGAGATCTTG GTGTTCCACTCAAAGAAGATACCATTCCTGGGAACATGCATAGGAACGTTCAAGATGGACATTGCAACAGTGTACAGCCAGCCAG aTCACAGGTTTTTCCAGAAGTGGGCTGTTATCAGTGACCCCACAGACACCCGGGCAGGCGTGAAAGGCTTTGTGAAGTGCAACATCTCTGTCACTGCACGTGGGGATGTTGTGggctcccttcccacctcctccagcagccgGGGTGAGGACATTGAAAG GAACCTGCTGCTGCCTAAGAGAGTCCCTGCAGAGAGGCCCTGGGCCAGGGTCTGCATCAAGCTGTATCGTGCTGAGGGCCTGCCCAGCATGAGTGCAGGCATCGTGGGTGGTTTCTCCAAGATCataggggagaaaaaagtctttattgACCCGTACGTGCGGGTCTCATTCTGTGGGCAGCAG GGGGAAACGTCAGTGGAGACCAACACCACTGAGCCTGAGTGGAATGAACAGATCAGCTTTATTGAGATGTTCCCACCTCTGGCCAGGAAGATAAAAGTGCAGGTCCTGGATGATGCCAGTGTTGGAGACGTGGCCATTGCTACACACTATATTGACCTGCAGCAGATCTCAGACCCTGGCAGGAATG GCTTTAACCCGACGTTTGGTCCAGCCTGGGTGAACCTGTATGGCTCACCGCAGAACTCAGCTCTGCGGGACATCCACAAAGACCTCAATGAGGGCATGGGTGAGGGGATCTTCTACCGCGGGCGCATCCTCATGGCCATCACGGTGGAGATCTTCAGCAGCCTCAGCATGGCAGAGAGGAAGCTTGGGAACAAGATGAAAGGTGCCCTAAGCAAActgaagctgaagaagaaaagtaagaaaTTCAAGGAGAAGGCCAAAGAACTCAaccagctgcagggagaggaggaagctggGGGCTCTCAGGATGCCAAGCAGCCTAGGGAGGTCACTGTGGAGGTGGAAGAGCTTCATCCACTCCCTGAG AAAGcgctggggaggaaggaggaattCCTCCTCTTCACTGCCTTCTTTGAAGCCACTATGATGGACCCCTCTCTCAGCTCCAAGTTTGTCAGCTTTGAAATCTCGATAG GAAACTATGGCAAAGCTGCAGAGGTTGTGACCAAAGTACAGAGAAGAGTGGAAAAGGGAGAAGCGAAAGAAGAAGAGCAGCCTTTGCTGGACCCTGGTTCAGATGGTGAGCTGAATGTTGAAGCCTTGGgcccagcttcagcagcactgaacaagTCGGTGACAAAAGGCCAGAGACCAGAGCCCATGGAGTATGACAG GTCATATAGCTGCCTGCCCATGACGCACGAGAAACCCTGCGTGTATGTGTGGAGCTACTGGGAGGATCACACCTGGAGACTCTGCATTTCCAACTGGATTGTCAAACTGGCAGAGCGCCTG gagcaggggctggaccATGTGGAGAAGCTCATGAGAAGGCCAAAGGCTaaagcagaagagcagctcAGAGATGTGCTGGAGGAATTTGTAGCTGGATGCAG GCAGTATTCACtcagcacagagagaaaaacaatgGCACATCCAAACAACCTCGACAGATGTCGGATGAAATACCTGATGCGCAACATT GTCCTGTATGCAAAGCAGGGGCTCCGCGTGAGGCAGCGGCTGACTCAAGCCAATGTCAAGGAGAAGGTTAAGGAGACAAGGAGGATCCTGGCAAAGCTACGCTTCATGGCTAAAGAG ccCCAGTGCACCCTCCCCGATGTACTTGTCTGGATGCTCAGCAACAACAGGCGTGTGGCATATGCAAGAATTCCTGCACAGAACATTCTCTACTCGGTAGTTGAGGAGGAGAAAGGCAAGGACTGTGCAAAGATCCAGACTGTCTTTATGAAG GTCCCTGGCTTACACACTGGTGAGATCTTTGCCAAATTGGAAATCTACATGTGGCTTGGGGTAACCAAATATGCAAAGAACTGTTTGATGGAGCTGCCTGAGGAGTTCAAGTACCTCTCTGAGAGTGGACAGGAGATAGCCCAGCTCTTGGCATACAGTCTTCCCAGCTGGCTCAGCAGGGATG ATTTCAGCTATTTCCAGCTCCGAGCCCATCTGTATCAGGCTCGAGGGATACTCCCTGCAGATGACAATGGCCTTTCAGATCCCTTTGTGAGAGTGGTGTTTTCAACTTATTGCCAGACCACCAGG ATGCTGGAGGAGACACTGAGCCCCTTGTGGAATGAGCTACTTCTGTTTGACCAGCTCATTATTgatgggaaaaaagaagagttgaAAACAGAGACCCCCATCATTATAATCAACCTTTTCAGCCACAATAAATTT GGTTCTCCCGAGTTCCTTGGCCAGGCCTTTGCCGTTCCACAGGTGAAGTTGGTTGATGAGCCGTACACCAAACCTGCCCTGCAGTTCTTTGATTTCTACAAAGGCACCAAAGCAGTGGGAGAGCTCATTGGCACTTTTGAGCTGATTGAACTGGATTACAGTGGTTATTTGGAG CCATCGGTGCCTGAGGACGTGGAGCCCAAGGAACCTGACTACCTGGGAGACCCCCATGCTGGACGGTTCATCATTCCTGAGGGCATCCGCCCGGTGCTGAAGGAGTTCCGCATAGAG ATCCTGTTCTGGGGCCTGCGGAACCTGAAGCGGGTGAACTTGTTTGAGGTGGATCAGCCCCAGGTGATCATTGAATGTGCTGGCAAGAAGGTGGAGTCAGAGGTGATTGTGGCCtacaaagaaaaccccaactTCACTGAGCTGGTCAAATACATGGACGTG GAGCTCCCAGAGCAGGTCTACCTGCACCCTCCTCTCAGTATCTTTGTGGTGGAGAAGCGGGCGTTTGGACGCACTGTGCTGGTGGGTACCCACATTGTGTCTGATGTGATGAAATTCTCTCCcagagagctggaggaggagccAGAAGATGTGCTCAAAG CTCAGAAAGTCTCATCCCAGCATCTTCCTTCTGAGACTGTGGTAAACATTGCCCCAGCAGCTGGTGACCCACGTCCCAGCACTCACCCCCTGAGTCTTGTGAAG GctcctttgaagaaaatttgCATCAATAAGCTTGTAAAGAAGGAGGATGAATATGAAGAGGAAAAACCAGAGCTCGAAGAACTGGATTGGTGGTCCAAGTACTATGAGTCCCTGAAGGAGCTGTATAACCAG ACACACAGTGATGAGGAAGATGTTGAGAATGATGACGTGAATGATGCAG AAGGTGGGAATTTAAATGCATCCTCCATAGATGTGGAAGCAGAAGATGAGATAGCAATTGAAGCTGAACCTGCTCGACCCAAGAGGAAGATCATCGCCACCCTTCAG ATCTACAACTCTGAGCTGGAAAATGAGTTTGGTAATTTTGAAGactggctgtgtattttcccccttcatCGTGGCAAAGCAAGTGAGGATGAAGATGGAAACGAGGATGAACATTTTGTGGGGAAGTACAAG GGTTCCTTCTATGTCTACCCCACTGAGGAAGCTGGTGCAAAGCCCAAGGTCTCCCAGGGCGTTCCAAGAAACAGACCCATCAAGGTTCTTGTAAGAGTTTACATCATTAAG GCTACGAACCTGTCTCCAGCAGACCCCAATGGCAAGGCAGATCCCTACGTGATGGTGactgtggggcaggagcagaAGGACACAAAGGAGCGATACATCCCAAAGCAGCTCAATCCTGTGTTTGGAGA AGTTGTGGAGCTGACAGTGTCCTTTCCCATGGAATCAGAACTCACTGTGGCAATATTTGACCATGACTTGGTTGGATCTGATGATCTGATTGGGGAGACCAAGATTGACCTGGAGAATCGATTCTACAGCAAGCACAGGGCCAACTGTGGAGTGGCTTCTCAGTATGACAT AAACAGCTACAACATGTGGCGAGATGCTTTCAAACCCACACAGATCTTGGATAGCTTATGCAAGAAAAATTTGCTCCCTGCACCAGAGTACAGACGGGAGGAGGTCAAAGTGGACAATAAAATATTCAAGGTCCCCCCAGAGGCTTTTCCTGAAG aggcCTCTGTGAGGAACAGGAGAGGAGCGTCAGATGAGAACTGGTCAGTGGATGATGAACATAAGGCTTTGTACgtcctgcagcactgggaagagATGCCAGGGTACGGATACAAGCTGGTACCAGAGCATGTGGAGATCCGATCCCTGTACAACCCGGAGAACCCTGGACTTGTGCAG CTATGA